A single window of Archangium gephyra DNA harbors:
- a CDS encoding class I SAM-dependent methyltransferase, whose product MHRAIFQLLRCPRCRRGQLRPDPDTAQLLFGPLHCPECQASFPVTEGVADLAPQPASSALAQRGMEQRLIARSYERYVRPALQRALAAPPLDRDSEYLLYRSLLGRPEAPVLDLGTGTGLFARRLAREPELPAVVGMDLSRAMLEEAVAQGREAGIHVDFLRAEAPYLPFQDDSLGAVLLSHSLHFISDVGRLLLEVARVLRPGGRFVASTWLPPGRASAFVQRRAGLHPRQEEELRDALSAVGLGSFARLRLPPLLVVKAEKPTR is encoded by the coding sequence ATGCATCGCGCCATCTTCCAGCTGCTGCGCTGCCCCCGGTGCCGGCGCGGCCAGCTGAGGCCGGACCCGGACACCGCGCAGCTCCTCTTCGGGCCCCTGCACTGTCCCGAGTGTCAGGCGAGCTTCCCGGTGACCGAGGGAGTCGCGGACCTGGCGCCGCAGCCGGCTTCCTCGGCGCTGGCCCAGCGCGGCATGGAGCAGCGGCTCATCGCCCGCTCCTACGAGCGCTACGTGCGCCCCGCCCTGCAGCGCGCCCTCGCGGCGCCGCCCCTGGACAGGGACAGCGAGTACCTGCTGTACCGCTCCCTCCTGGGCCGCCCGGAGGCGCCCGTGCTGGACCTGGGCACCGGTACCGGACTCTTCGCCCGGCGCCTGGCGCGCGAGCCGGAGCTGCCCGCCGTGGTGGGGATGGACTTGTCCCGGGCGATGCTCGAGGAGGCCGTGGCCCAGGGCCGCGAGGCGGGCATCCACGTGGACTTCCTCCGGGCCGAGGCGCCCTACCTGCCCTTCCAGGATGACTCGCTGGGAGCGGTGCTGCTGTCCCACTCGCTGCACTTCATCTCCGACGTGGGCCGGCTGCTGCTGGAGGTGGCGCGGGTGCTGCGTCCGGGCGGCCGCTTCGTGGCCAGCACCTGGTTGCCACCGGGCAGGGCCTCCGCCTTCGTCCAGCGCCGCGCGGGCCTCCACCCTCGCCAGGAGGAGGAGCTCCGCGACGCCCTGTCCGCCGTGGGACTGGGGAGCTTCGCCCGGCTGCGGCTGCCTCCCCTGCTCGTGGTGAAGGCCGAGAAGCCGACTAGATGA